Sequence from the Deinococcus malanensis genome:
GGAATCTTCGCGGTCACGCCCCGCACCATCAGCGTCAAGGACGACAAGGACAACGGCTGGGTGGCCGACATCAAGTGGGCCTTCACCGCTGGGGCACGCCCGGAGCGGAAGCTCACCCTGGATCACGTGGCCACCCTGAAGGGTGCAGCGCGGGAGGGCGGCAGCATCAAACTGGAAGTCACGCCGCGTCTGGATGGGGACCACCTGCCCCCCGTGCTTCTGGGTGCTCACCTGCGCGGGAACATCACCATCGATGCAGAGGGGGCGGTGCAGTGCACCACCCGCGTGACCTTTGACGAGCTGGAAACGGCGGGCTTAGGGGTGAACGCAATTTTAGGCAGCAGCAACTGCCTGGAGTGCCGCGTGTCGGACCAGCCCACCCTGGAAGAGAGCATCGGGGAGGAACTGAAGGCAGAGCGTCAGCTGCAGGAGGATCACGCGCAGCTGATGACTGAGCTGGGGGCAGATCCACTGACCGGACAGGCCCATGAAGGATCTGGTGCTGAGGAGCCAGTGGTTGAGGAAGCGGGCGAGCTGACAGCAACCATGGCGCTGGACCCGAAAGAGCCTGGCGAGGACCTGCCGTTCCCGATTGACGACGAAGGGGCCGCGGATTGATGACTGCCATTGCTGTCAGGACCGTTCAGGAGCTTGCCACCGACACCCGCGCTATCAACCTCGTCAATGGCTGGGGCACCACCTTCACCATGGCTGACCTGCCCGGCTACCTCGCCCTACTGCATTCCGAGGTTACCGAAGCATTCCAGGCCACCCCGCACGACGAGACCGCCTGTGAACTCGGGGACGTGATCGTGCGGGCCCTGGATCTGTGTGAGCTGATCCAGCCTGGAGTGATCGGCGCCCTGTACATCGAGGGGCCTACGCTTGAAACCACCTGCTTCCCCGCGAGGACAAACCCCCGGTACATCCCGCAGTCCCTGGCCTTGCTCCATCTGCACAGTCTGATCAGCGAAGTCCTGGAGTCCTACCGCAAGGTCAAGGACCCGGATGAGATGCGGGGTGCGGTGTTCGCTGGGCTGTGCGATGTGATCGCGTACGCGTGGGCGTGCATGCGCGTGGTCACTCCTTTGCGCACGCCCACGCTCGTCATTGAGGAGATCCTGACGAAGAACCGGGAGCGCGGGTACCGGCATGGCGGGCGGCGCACGTGAACATGCGGACCCTCAACCGCCCGAACACCCATGCCAGAGCAGTGGGTTACGGACCCTTACCCAATAGGCTTGCGAGCGCATTACCTGTTTCGACGCACGTCATACCTACTTCCGCGACCCCTTCTTGCCCGGTGATGAATTCATCCAGCACAGTCATGATCTCCAGTTCCCGCCCAGACTCCTCTTTGACGAGTTGCTGTAAGTTCACGACGAGGTCAGCTGTACTGGGACTTTCGTCGGGGCACAGGGCGTCCAGGCGGGCATACTTCTCCGCAATTTCGGGATCGTTTGGGTCTCGCCCAGCCGCGATGGCCAGATTCTGGACGTCGGTATATCGCGTTGACTCGGGTACAGGAGCGGGAGGCTCAGGTGTCGGCTCAACAGGTTCAGACGCTCCAGCCTCCTCTGCTGGGGTCTCTGGTACTGCGCTTGTCGTCGAGGCCGCCTGTGGTCTGGCAGCAGTACTCTCCTGGCCCGGGCGATCAAGTGCGGCCTGGTCTTCTGGTGAGCGGACCGCATTAGCGATCACGGCTCCCACCACGAAAACCAGTACTGCCCCCCATATCCGCATCACGGCGGGACGGGTGTTAAGTCGAGCGCGCTTCAATTTCAGGAATCCGAGAATTCCCCAGGCGAGAAGCCCAAGGCTCACGAAAAACACCAGCAGTTCAAGCATGGATCATCAAACCACGTTTGCTGTTGGCCGACGTCGTGCCGTGCATTCGTTCTGTCCGTGTGGGGATCCGATGCACCACAGGGGCCGCATATGAGCGCACCTTTCAACCCGCTTGAAGTCCTCACAGATGAACAGATTCGGAAAATCCACGAGCTTGTAAAACAACTTGAGAAGCGCAAAAAGGACAGCCGTCGTGCTGCACGGCAACTCCGAAAGGCGCTGATTCAGGTCTGGAATGGTCACTGCGCTGGGTGCGGCAGGCTGCACACCACTGTCCTTGAGATCCATCACGCAGACCCCGTGCACGAGCACGGTGGTGACGACCCGCGCTACATGTACCCCCTCTGTCCCAACTGCCACGCCTATGTTCATGCCCTCAGGCGCACCCGAAAGCAGCCCAAAAACCGAGCCGACATTGAGCACGAAGTCTTACATGTCCACGAAGGCGACTCAGACATCGTCAGTTTTTTGAAAGCCCTCGCCGACACCGAGTCCACGAAAGAGAAAATTCAGCGCCAGGTGGCTGCCCAAAGCGGAGGTGACTCACAATGACGACCCTCACCGAAACCCTGCCCCCCGTGGAGCCTCTCTCAGTGGTCGAGCAGCAGGACTACGAACGCCTGAAGACTAGCGCCCAGCACGGCTTCACGGAACTGGCGTTCTCACTGCGCGAGATCATCACTCGCAAGCTTTACCGGCAGGAATACCCGAACGCTGATGCGTTCTGCGAAGCTGAATTCGGACGCACCCGCCAGTGGGCCTACCAGCTGATTGATGCTGGCCGCACCGCGGAGACACTGTCAAATTTCGGTTTACAACTCCAGAACCCAAAGCAGGCGGGTGAAGTCAGGAAAGCTGCACAGATCATTGAGAAGGCCAGTCCCACCGCACAACAGGCCTTTGCTCGCGTCATTCAGAAGATCACCCTTACCCAGCGGCCGGACACCATGCAGATCAACAGTGTGGCTGAGGTGATTGAGCAGATCGACGCGGCTGGCGTGGTCGAGGACCCGGACACAGGAGAAGCCGTGTCGGTGGAGAGCCTGGCACCGGAACGGCTGGATGCCATCCTGCGCGAGAACGTCACCACGGCGACCTACGAGCGGGTCAAGCGGCAGGAGCAGCACATCCACGCCAGCATCCAGGCCCGGAACAGCAGCGGGCGTGGGGGCTGGACGAACTGGTGCCTGTCCTACGCGCAGCAGCACCTGACCGACACGCAGGAACTGCGCATCGTGGTCAAGCGTGACCCTTCCGGCAACCCGAAGGCTCAGGCCCTGGTGATGGACACCGAGACCCATCAGGCCGTGGCCTCCGGTGAGACGGCGGACTGGCTCAAGAAGGCCGTCATGAACCTGGTCGAGGAAGTGAACGGGTGACCGTGCCGTCAATCCAGGCGACGGACCAACGCAACGTGGTCTTCCTGGAATCCGGCGCGCTCGTAAATGCGTCGGGCCCGGGTGTTGTACCAGGAGGCCTTCAACATGATCTCTACCGCGCCTTTGGCCCTGGCCCACTGCTCGATGGAGTGCAACAGGAACCGTCCCACGCCCAGACCCTCGGCGTCCTCACTCACGGCCAGATCCTTGATGAACGCGCCGCGCTCCTCCGGATGCCAGTACAGCAGCGTAAAACCCACGGGCTGACCCTGAGGGTTCTGCGCGATCAACACGGCGGAACCTTCCTCAGGCTCATGAAGGGCTTGCGTGAACAGCCCGTGGTAGCTCGCGGTCAGCTCCGCCTGATTGCGCCAGGCGGGGGCGGTGGCCGTGAGGCGGGGTGCCAGGCTGAGCATGAACGGCAGGTCGTCAGGGGTGGCTTCTCTGAGGGTCAATGTCGGCGTCACCTCTGGAGTGTATGGAGCGGTGGGTGATCCGGCGATGACACACTCCCTCCTCTGGCGTGAGCGGTGGCGCAGTCCTGACGCGGTCGAAGCCTGCCTCGCGCGCATTCCCGACCCTGGTGTGCGTCAGGCGACCCGCGTCAGGTTGGGCCTGGATGACCCAACTGCTGAAGGTAGTCCACCTGCGAGTCTTGTCCCAGTGCGGGAAAACCCGGCAAGTGGACGAGACGAACCTCCCAGGTCCGCACGACTTCCACCCCGACGTTCCGTGCGGTCTGCGCCGGCTGTCACTGACGTGCCCGGAATCCTGACCTTCAGCCTGCCCTTCCCGCCCGGCATGAACGCCATCTGGCGGGCCACCGTCATCAACACCGACAAGGGTCCCACGGCCCGGGTGCTGCTCAGCCGGGAGGACGTGCGCCCCCTGCACAACAGCCTCACGCCATCAGGCGGTAAAGGTGATGGCGAGCCGCATCATGAGCCCGGCCAGCACCCCGAGTCCACAGATCGCGATCGCAATGGCCAGACCGTAAGCGCCCGTGCGCCAGGAATGCAGGGTGACCACGCTCAGGGCGCTCAGGATCACCAGGGTGAGCAGGGCCTGGCCCACATGCAAGGCATCGGGGACCAGGACCATCAACGCGCCGGCAAAGGTCAGCGCGATGCACCAGGCAACCTTCAACGAGCGGCGAATGAGCATGCTGGCATCGTACGAACTCAGGTCGGACGGCAGGTAAGTGCAGGGGCCCTGGAGGTCAGCGATGAAGACAAAGGCAAGATGCTCACGCGTCTGGCATCCAGGGCAGAGGGTGAACTCGCCCACCTGAGTGACCTGACCAGGCACGAGAGCCAGGCCACGATGGGGGCAAGGACGTGAAGCACCACTTGATCAGCGGGAGAACTCGGTTACCACCAGTGCAGCATCTGACCAAGCCGGTAAAAGCAGACTGCGAAACTCACCAGGCCACACAACCCCACCAGGTTCGACGCGGTCTCACTCTTGGCGTTCTGCAACTGCCCACCCAATATCAGCAGGCACAAGGCCAGGACGATTCCCAACACCGGTCCAGCGATCAGCTGCGTCTGGGGCAGCGCCATCAGGATGAACGACCCGAGGAACGCGATGACGCCCAGTCCCACCAGTGGGGAACGCAGTTGATTCATGCCTGCAGAGTAAGCGCGCACCCCCTCGCTCGGCTGCGCAAATTCGCACACCAGGGCGGGAATGCTGGAGGTCCCCAGTGAGCCGGTCTGCAACGATGAAGGGTTACGCGAGGGTGATGCTGCCCCTGGGCCTGGCCAGTCCCGTGTCCAGGAGGGGAGAGCAGGAGAATCACCAGCGGTACCGGGTTCGCGTCGTACGCTTGGTAATCGCTGAACTGGCGGCATGGCAGGCCGCGTTGTGGCGGCACGATGACTGGAAAGCCCGCCGGGGTGCGGCCAAGGCGGAGATCACGGTGGCCCAGCACCACACGGTCGAGGACATCCTGGCTGGGGGCAAGCAGTGAATCCCTTCCCGACCCGGCAGGCGGCTGAGACCTACCTGGCCAGGATCCCGGACCTTGCGCAGCGTGAAGCCATCCGAGCCCGGTTAGGCCTGGTCCGTGAGGAGTCGCCTCACCCTCCAATAAGCGAAACCCGGACTGCGCTTCAGGCACCAGCTGTGCCCCTCAGGGACGTGCCACCCCCGCCACCCCGGCCCATACAAGCGCCGGTACCGGGAGTCCTGACCTTCACGCTGCCCTTCCCACCCAGCCTGAACAGCCTCTGGCGGGCCACCGTCATCACCACCGACAAGGGCCCTACGGCCCGGGTGCTGCTCAGCCGGGAGGGTCGCCAGTACCGCCGCACCGTGCACAACGTCATCCGGTCCCTGGGCAACCCCACCACGCCGACGGGCGCCCGCCTCGCCCTCACGTTGACCGCCTGCCCGCCAGACCGGCGAGCTCGCGACCTGAGTAACATGCCCAAAGCCCTGGAGGACGCCCTCACTCACGCGAACGTCTGGGGCGATGACTCGCTGATCGACGAGCTGCGCGTCATCCGGGGACCCATCACACCAGGTGGACGGGTGGACGTCACCATCACGCCCCTCACTCGCACGCTATTCGGGACGCTATGAATCGGCGAAAACGCGAAGCCCAGCAGCGCAGCCAGCAGCAGCGCGCTGGTGACCGCCGGCTCTGCCCGGACATCTGCGAACAGGAACGTGCGGCAGCACAACACGCCCGCAGGCACCACAGCCACGTCACCTCCTTCAGCTTGTTTGGCTGCATGTACCCGATGCGGGATGCTGCCGGCTTCTACTTGAGGCACCTCGGCCTGCTGGACATCAACCGATCAGCCGGTCGTGAACAGTTCAACCTCGATCATCCTCCCGTGATCACGAAGCACCGGAAGCCTCACCCTGAGGTCGCCAGATGATCCCCGCTGCGTTCGGGAGCCCAGGATCGACCGGAGCCGAAGGCACCTCAGATCAGCTGGTCACGGCCGCCCGCTTTAGCCTGGTAGAGCCGCTGGTCGGCAATTCTCACCAGGTCTCTGACGTCGAACGCTTCATCGAGGGACGCGAGACCACCACTGACCGACAACGACGGAATCCCGTGCAGACGCGTCCTTCGCACCTCCTCAAGAATCCGCAGGCCCACCGCGCGTGCTTCCTGGGGTTTCAGCCCTTCCAGCACCACCAGAAACTCCTCACCGCCCCAGCGCACCACGTCTCCAGTGCCGGCCACCTCGCGCAACAGCCGAGCGATGGCCATAAGAACCTCGTCGCCGTGATCATGTCCCAAGCCATCATTGATTCGTTTGAAGTGATCCACATCAAGCATCAGGACGGCCAGCTGGTCGGGCGTCTCAGCCCACCGTTCTGCGAGTGCAGCAAGTCGGGCGCGACCCGACCGCCGGTTGTGCACCCCAGTCAACTCATCAGTCGCGGCCAGTTCCCGCAGGGACGCGTTTCGTGCCCGTTCGGTGCGGACCGTGTGGCCGTCGGCAGTCACCTGCCAGATCAAGGGGATGATCAGCCCCGTGAGCAGCACTCCTGGGAAATCAGGCGACGTGGACACGCTGGCGCAAAGACACAAAAAAAGATAAGTGGGACACGCGACGATGGCCGCCCAACGGAGCGGCAACCAGGAGAAGGCCAGCAAACTCAGCACCACCGTATGCAGCAGAAGTCCCGACGTGATGGGACGGTGGGTCACCATGACGCTCAACAGATTGAGCAGCAGCCAGCCAGTCAGCAGCGCCACCACTCCTCGCTGAATCACGGCCACGGCCAGGCGGGGCGTCGACGTCAGCACACTCACCAGCACGCTGAGCAGGAGCCCAAAAACCACTGGTGTAAAGCGGGGACTCGGTTGGGCCTCCATGACCATGTAACCCAGTGTCAGTCCCTGCACCAGGACACTGAGCAACGCCAGCACCACCAGCAGCTGCCGTTGCTGGAGATCGGTTTTCTGGGCGTGGACAGCAGCACTCGGCATGGCCCTCCATTAAAGTCGAAATTTTCACAGTTAACCGGTCAGATCCTGCAAGAGCCTTTAGATACGACCAGTCCAGGGGTTGAAGGTCATGAGTGGAGACGCTCCCTGATCCATTCCCGGAAACCGGATTCCGCGCATCTGAAGGTGAATAATGCCTATCACCCTGCGTTTTCTGATCCTGTTTTCTGGCACACGCGGGCATGGCTGTTACCCCCTGGCCTGAGGTGTCTATGAACCACACCCCTAAAACCAAGCGTCCTCTCGGCCTTACACGCGCCCACCAGCAGGTCAAAAAACTCACCAGCCTGCGGCAGGAACAACGTGACACGCGCCAGTACGCCGAAGCCTGGTACCAGGCCCTCCGTGGCTGGCAGGTCATCTACCCGACCGTCACCACTCCATCGATCAGCTATGCCGCCTTCCGGGCCTCCGGCTCCGTGGAGACCCTCACTTCAGGCGAGGTGAGTCCATTCCTCCCCACCTACCTCAGCACTCCCTCTGGGGAGCTCAGTGAAGCGCAGGTTGCTCGGGCGATCACGGAGATGACGCTCAGCCGGATCCCGGGGACTGTCCAACTGGGCCGTATGCTGGACAGACTGCGCCACCAGGACAACGGCAGCATGGAAAGCCTTCTGCGGGGCACCGCCTGGTCTCAGCACAAGGAACGTGCGCTGCGATATGCCGTCGCGGTATTAACTTTGGCTGTGCGATTAGACGATGTGGAGGCCGAACGCCCTCTGCAGCAGGTGACGACGGAGCTTTCACAAACGAAGGTTGTGAATGCTGTCCAAAACTGTTAACGTTTTGGTAGGTTCCAAAACAAGTCGAGAACAGCCGCCCCCCGGGGCGGTTTTTACGTGGAACTCACCTGCTGCGCCGCGTCTCTCGCCGTATTGGCCGCACTGGTGGCAGGCGTCCGGGTCTTGCCTCGATTCCATTTCCTCACTGTATGGATCAAAAGTTGACCCGCATGAACTAACCCGAAATCCCATGACCCCAAATGGTCATCGGGAGTTTGCTGTACATCAATAGTTTTTTGCTGCCGGGGAGCCGTTGAAGACGGCCACTGAGGGTGTAGGCCCAGCTCCTCACTCCCCTGACCCCTGGCCAGCAGCCGTGCATCACTTCATCTCTGGAGGTACCCGATGGTCCGAGCGAAATTCCGAGTGCACCGCAAAACCAGCGCCCGGCAGGGTGATTGCCCCGCACGGGGACGTTGTGCAGTTCTTAACGACGGTTTTCGGGCAATCCAGGCCACAATGCACAGGAATGACGGGTCTCCCCGACCCTGCCCGTCTTACTCCACCGGGCGGCAGCCACTTAGCTCGAGCTGACCGCTCCCGTTGTTCTTCATGGACGCCGCCTTACCCTGCGTTACCCAGCTCACCTGCGTATTGCGGGCGATGGTTCCGCTGGAATTTCCGGTGAGATTCAGTTTCCGGGACTTCCCAGCGAAACTGATGCCGACGGTTTGCGTCCTTTGCGTGACTTGAACACGCACCCCACCCTTGCATTGGTAGGTCACCCGGGCCACGACCGGATCATTTGCGGCCGCGGCGGGGACGCCATCGGCCAGCGCTGTGCCCGTGACGAGCATCAGGCCAACTTGAAAAATGCTGAACCATCGGCGGACCATAAGTTTTTGCATTTGTGAACTATCTTATAGGAACCTATCCCTTGTGAGGTGAGCAGTCCCCCCTTCTTAACCAAGTTTGGCGGAACAAGCTACTGAGCAGGAGACGTGACATTGCCCGGCAATACTCCGGCGCCCACGATCCCGAACTCCTGAACCCGGCCCTGGGCGTCCAGTCCGAAGATCACCGTCCAGTCGGCGTTCGGGCTGCGCTGGAAGCTGGCAGTGCGGGTGTAGTAGGTCAGGCCTCCATCACGAACGACCTTCTCTTCCCGCACCGTGATTTCTGCGCCGTAGGCCCTGCCGCCAGCTTCTCGGTAGGCTGTAAAGGCAGAAAAGCTGCCCCATTCGGACTGGACCCGAGGAGAGAAGGTGGTCCACAATTTCCCGAGTTGCCCGGTAAAGAGCAGGTCGGCCAACTGTCGTCCACGTGCCAAGGCGTCAGGAGTCGACCGGGAGTGAGGGGTGGAAGTGGGGAGCGTGGGTGGGGTCGTCGAAGGTTGGCTCTGCATGGGGGTTGCCGAGCTGGTCACTACTGCGGGGCGCGAGGTGGGCAAAGCCTTTGAGGCTGACGGTTGGAGAGGAGCCGGAGGTACTGCGGTGGTGGGGGGAGGCGTCTTGACGGTCACAGATCTGGGACTGACAGGCATGGTCGGTACCCCAGTGTCAGGTGCTGCCGGTTTAACAGTGACGCGGGCTGCAGGTGCTGGGGAAGCCGTGGTCAGCGCAGGGCTGGCCAACCATCTGGAGAACTCTGGTTGGACGACGAACAGCGTGCTGAACAGGCCGACAAGCAAGGAAACAACGCCAATGGTGTGCTTGTCTGTCCACTGCATCAAAGCCTCCTAGAGTTCCTGAGTCTGCCTGAAGATATGAACTAAACTACGCCGATGGCGGGGCACCAAACGGTGCCCTACCGCCCTTTAATCGGATAGGCGTTGAACACGGCCACCGAGGGCGCGGGCGGTCTCGCTCCTTGCCACCCTGACCCCATGCCAGCAGCGGGACGCCGCAGAGAGCCCAGGCCGCTCCCCGTGAGGCCAGAAGTCGAGCACCGGCTCGTTTTCCACTGCACCCCTTGCTGCAGTGCTCAAGACCCAGCTGCCGGGGAGCCGTTGACGACGGCCACTGAGGGTGTGGGCGCACGCTCCTGACTCCCCTGACCCCCGGCCAGCAGCAGTGCATGACTTCACTTCCGGAGGTACCTGATGGTCCGAGCCAAGTTCAGGGTGTACCGCAAAGCCACTGCGGGTACATGCACCTGCCTACGCTGCGAGGGCGTGTCTGCCTAGGGGTTGATTCTGGGGCCCTGCTCAGCTTTCGCTAAAAGCTGAGCAGCTTCTTCCCAATGGTAAAGTCGCGCCACATCCGCTGCGCTTAATCCCTGATCATCCCGCACCGATGGATCTGCACCCTGGGCCAGCAAGAAGCGCAAGAGGTCAAGCGAGACAGGTGTGCCCACTTGCCGCGCCCTGTCAGCCACGGTGTCAACCGCATGAAGCAGAGGCGTCCATCCTCCATACTTGCGCACATTCACATCCCCTCCATGGGCGATCAACAGCTCCAGGCCGGATTGCCATGTCTGCTCTACGGCTGTCGTCATCGCTGGGCATTCAGACCCGTCGAAGCTGCGATTCGGGTTAGCGCCCGCCTCAAGGAGTTGGCGAGTCATTTCGAGATTCTGGCAGTACACCGCGCCAATCAGCGCACCCGTGAGCTCTTCGACCGAATGAGGTCGCGCCAGGAGCTGTGTTTCAAGCCGTCGCCATTCTTGATTCAAGGCAATCTGGGCCAGATCATCCGCCATGACTCACCCTAGCTCTCCTGAATCCGATCACGCACGTCGCTTTGACCTCCCGCCCAGGCGCCGAGAACGAAGGGTTCTTCCAGGCCACACCCGCAGGCAGCATCAGCCTGGGTACAGTCAGCGCTTCCGCTTCCAAGCAGCTCCAGGAAGGCACGGCGTATGACGTAGACTTCACCCCCGCGAACTGAGCTGCAGCAGAACAGGCCAGTTGGTGACTGGCCTGTTCAGGTTCCGCTCCGGTGAGCACGAATGGCGCCAAACCGTTCCGCGCCCAGGTCGATACTGGGGGAACGTGCCAGCCACGGGGCACCTGCCTGATACAGGACCTGTACCGTGAAGTCACCCCACAACACAAAGCCGCCCGGGTGAAGGCGGCGGGCGCCCCACCTCAGCCGTGGGGCTTTTTCATGCTCTCTCGTGCACGGACTACCGCATTCCCGACTTGATGAACACGCTGGGCATTTCAGCGCCATCCCAGCAGATCCGCGGGCTCCGGTCTCTGGGTTTCAGGCTGATGCCTTTTGGACGCGTCAAGAACAGTGCCATGACGATGACAAAGGTGCCGAGTCCAATACCTACTTCCATAGACTCAGGGTAGGAAGTCCTCACATACTTTTTTCTTTCAGGAGGTGCGCGGAAGTCGAGCACGGAGCAGAAGTGGGCTCACCACCCTCAGCCGTAGGATGCCTCTCCAGGCGCCATGTTGTCCACGTAAGCGCGCACATGCACCATCACGCTTGCCTCGTCGGGATACACCAGGGCAGGAAACAGGAACTCATGGGTGAGGCCGCCTCCGTCGCCTTCAGGAGTCTGACAGTACTGGGCTGTCACCGCGTACTCGTCCGGCGTGGTGCGCGTCACCCTGACGCGGTACCCCCTGTAGAAGTCATCCATAGTTCAGCAACCCTAGCAATGAGGTGGGCCGAATCGTGCCGTCGTCCCCATAGGATCAATTCACAGTTCAGGTGGGCCCGTATCCGTTCCCAACTTCGGTGGGGCCTGTTCGTTGCCGTCCCGTGCGAGGTACTCATGTGCAATCACACCAAGGTTCTCGCCGGGCACTTCAGAGCCGGCGACCATCACAATGTGGACGGGTGGGAGCATTTGCCGGGTATCCCTGATGAGCATGAGGCGCGGCGTCAGCGTGTGCTGCGGTCGTGCGATCTCCTGCCGGATCGGGAGGAGCCGG
This genomic interval carries:
- a CDS encoding HNH endonuclease codes for the protein MSAPFNPLEVLTDEQIRKIHELVKQLEKRKKDSRRAARQLRKALIQVWNGHCAGCGRLHTTVLEIHHADPVHEHGGDDPRYMYPLCPNCHAYVHALRRTRKQPKNRADIEHEVLHVHEGDSDIVSFLKALADTESTKEKIQRQVAAQSGGDSQ
- a CDS encoding GGDEF domain-containing protein is translated as MPSAAVHAQKTDLQQRQLLVVLALLSVLVQGLTLGYMVMEAQPSPRFTPVVFGLLLSVLVSVLTSTPRLAVAVIQRGVVALLTGWLLLNLLSVMVTHRPITSGLLLHTVVLSLLAFSWLPLRWAAIVACPTYLFLCLCASVSTSPDFPGVLLTGLIIPLIWQVTADGHTVRTERARNASLRELAATDELTGVHNRRSGRARLAALAERWAETPDQLAVLMLDVDHFKRINDGLGHDHGDEVLMAIARLLREVAGTGDVVRWGGEEFLVVLEGLKPQEARAVGLRILEEVRRTRLHGIPSLSVSGGLASLDEAFDVRDLVRIADQRLYQAKAGGRDQLI
- a CDS encoding GNAT family N-acetyltransferase, with the translated sequence MTPTLTLREATPDDLPFMLSLAPRLTATAPAWRNQAELTASYHGLFTQALHEPEEGSAVLIAQNPQGQPVGFTLLYWHPEERGAFIKDLAVSEDAEGLGVGRFLLHSIEQWARAKGAVEIMLKASWYNTRARRIYERAGFQEDHVALVRRLD
- a CDS encoding ankyrin repeat domain-containing protein; this encodes MADDLAQIALNQEWRRLETQLLARPHSVEELTGALIGAVYCQNLEMTRQLLEAGANPNRSFDGSECPAMTTAVEQTWQSGLELLIAHGGDVNVRKYGGWTPLLHAVDTVADRARQVGTPVSLDLLRFLLAQGADPSVRDDQGLSAADVARLYHWEEAAQLLAKAEQGPRINP
- a CDS encoding RusA family crossover junction endodeoxyribonuclease; the encoded protein is MNPFPTRQAAETYLARIPDLAQREAIRARLGLVREESPHPPISETRTALQAPAVPLRDVPPPPPRPIQAPVPGVLTFTLPFPPSLNSLWRATVITTDKGPTARVLLSREGRQYRRTVHNVIRSLGNPTTPTGARLALTLTACPPDRRARDLSNMPKALEDALTHANVWGDDSLIDELRVIRGPITPGGRVDVTITPLTRTLFGTL